A DNA window from Falco peregrinus isolate bFalPer1 chromosome 8, bFalPer1.pri, whole genome shotgun sequence contains the following coding sequences:
- the C1QTNF2 gene encoding LOW QUALITY PROTEIN: complement C1q tumor necrosis factor-related protein 2 (The sequence of the model RefSeq protein was modified relative to this genomic sequence to represent the inferred CDS: deleted 2 bases in 1 codon): MISAVLLLWTVPCVANHILGGFAKGALQEGPQLACSLPGPPGPPGPPGAPGAPGTVGRMGFPGKDGKDGRDGDKGEHGDEGPQGRTGNPGKPGPKGKAGAIGKAGPRGPKGLKGNPGKTGAPGKKGPKGSKGEAGMPGPCTCNANKAKSAFSVAVSKSYPRERLPIKFDRILMNEGGHYNASSGKFICSIPGIYYFTYDITLANKHLAIGLVHNGQYRIKTFDANTGNHDVASGSTILSLKQEDEVWLQIFYSEQNGLFYDPYWTDSLFTGFLIYPDQDYLNEV; encoded by the exons ATGATCtctgctgtcctcctcctctggACTGTGCCTTGCGTGGCAAACCACATCCTTGGGGGCTTTGCCAAGGGAGCACTGCAGGAAGGGCCACAGCTAGCATGCAGCCTGCCGGGACCCCCCGGGCCACCTGGCCCCCCCGGCGCACCCGGGGCTCCAGGGACGGTCGGCAGGATGGGCTTCCCGGGCAAAGATGGCAAGGACGGCAGGGATGGCGATAAAGGCGAGCACGGTGACGAAG GTCCACAAGGCAGAACAGGAAACCCCGGCAAGCCAGGACCGAAGGGGAAAGCAGGAGCTATTGGCAAGGCTGGCCCACGAGGACCCAAAGGTTTAAAGGGTAATCCTGGA AAAACGGGGGCACCAGGAAAGAAAGGGCCCAAAGGGAGCAAGGGTGAGGCGGGGATGCCAGGACCCTGCACCTGTAATGCCAACAAAGCCAAATCTGCCTTCTCTGTGGCGGTCTCAAAGAGCTACCCCAGGGAGAGGCTGCCCATCAAATTTGACAGGATCCTAATGAATGAGGGAGGACATTACAACGCTTCCAGTGGGAAATTCATATGCAGCATCCCAGGTATTTACTACTTCACTTATGATATCACTTTGGCCAACAAACATTTGGCTATCGGCTTGGTCCACAACGGGCAGTACCGGATCAAGACTTTTGATGCCAACACTGGGAACCATGATGTTGCCTCTGGATCAACCATCCTTTCTCTGAAGCAGGAGGATGAGGTATGGCTGCAAATCTTTTACTCAGAACAAAATGGGCTCTTTTACGATCCCTACTGGACAGACAGCTTATTTACTGGCTTCCTGATATATCCTGATCAAGATTATCTCAATGAAGTATAG